In a single window of the Cupriavidus sp. P-10 genome:
- a CDS encoding response regulator transcription factor yields MTDTFQTVPEATAPAGTPFLVIDDDEVFAGTLARALMRRGYAVQVAHDGRTALALAGRTDFAYVTLDLHLEPPPEAGSTAPAESGLQLVAPLRQALPDARILILTGYASIATAVAAVKQGADEYLAKPANVDSILTALMAGVSEDAAQAALEEPVPLSVARLEWEHIQRVLAEHGGNISATARALNMHRRTLQRKLGKRPVSR; encoded by the coding sequence ATGACCGATACCTTCCAGACGGTTCCTGAAGCCACCGCACCGGCGGGCACGCCGTTCCTCGTCATCGACGACGACGAAGTCTTTGCCGGCACGCTGGCGCGCGCGCTCATGCGCCGCGGCTACGCCGTGCAAGTGGCCCATGACGGCCGCACCGCGCTCGCGCTGGCGGGCCGTACCGACTTTGCCTATGTCACGCTCGACCTGCACCTGGAACCGCCGCCCGAAGCCGGCAGCACCGCGCCGGCCGAATCCGGCCTGCAGCTGGTCGCGCCGCTGCGCCAGGCGCTGCCCGACGCGCGCATCCTGATCCTGACCGGCTATGCCAGCATCGCCACCGCGGTGGCGGCGGTCAAGCAAGGCGCGGACGAATATCTGGCCAAGCCGGCCAATGTCGATTCGATCCTGACGGCGCTCATGGCGGGGGTGTCGGAAGACGCGGCGCAGGCCGCGCTGGAAGAGCCGGTGCCGCTGTCAGTGGCGCGGCTCGAGTGGGAACATATCCAGCGCGTGCTGGCCGAGCATGGCGGCAATATCTCCGCCACGGCGCGGGCGCTGAACATGCACCGGCGCACCTTGCAGCGCAAGCTGGGGAAGCGGCCGGTGTCGCGGTAG
- a CDS encoding ATP-binding protein: MTTAAAVPPSPRLPDLPFLSPLPAASSPRHGQVTLRRLFWLRWALLSGQALTLLACDPIAGIRLPYKPLMVVLGLQALFNLITALRLRQHRRRNSAPGEAELMGQLLVDLTALSAILFYTGGATNPFVSFYLPGLAIAAAILPWRQVIALSVYALACYTVLLFEYVPLDLHNPDNAVNYHLAGMWLNFVASAVMIALFVARLSGVLRQREAQLNLAREQLLREARVEDLNGQAAAVAHEIGTPLATLAVIAGELRADASDAALGTTPIRSYLPDLQTVEQQLALCRTTLARLREDSATLAPQRLAAWLPAFAERWQLRHPNASLQASATPGAGAQPVETARVGQILTILLDNAARAQQNAGRSSKPLQLEIAMEPGQVAPWLSFRVADHGEGIPEALRGQLGEMPVASQHGGQGIGLYLAQSGARQMGGELAWRDRSGGGTVAELRLPALSSLSAPPARSAS, translated from the coding sequence ATGACCACTGCCGCAGCCGTGCCCCCCTCGCCCCGCTTGCCTGACCTGCCCTTCCTGTCGCCCTTGCCGGCCGCCAGTTCGCCCCGCCATGGCCAGGTGACGCTGCGCCGCCTGTTCTGGCTGCGCTGGGCGCTGCTGTCGGGGCAGGCGCTGACGCTGCTGGCATGCGACCCGATCGCCGGCATCCGGCTGCCGTATAAGCCGCTGATGGTGGTGCTCGGGCTGCAGGCGCTGTTCAACCTGATCACCGCCCTGCGCCTGCGCCAGCACAGGCGGCGCAACAGCGCGCCCGGCGAAGCCGAACTGATGGGCCAGCTGCTGGTGGACCTGACCGCGCTGTCGGCGATCCTGTTCTATACCGGCGGCGCGACCAACCCCTTCGTGTCGTTCTACCTGCCCGGGCTGGCGATCGCCGCGGCCATCCTGCCGTGGCGGCAGGTGATCGCGCTGTCGGTGTATGCGCTCGCCTGCTACACGGTGCTGCTGTTCGAGTACGTGCCGCTGGACCTGCACAACCCCGACAACGCCGTGAACTACCACCTGGCGGGCATGTGGCTGAATTTTGTCGCCAGCGCAGTGATGATCGCGCTGTTCGTCGCACGGCTGTCGGGCGTGCTGCGCCAGCGCGAAGCGCAACTGAACCTGGCACGCGAGCAGCTGCTGCGCGAGGCGCGCGTGGAAGACCTCAACGGCCAGGCCGCCGCGGTGGCGCATGAGATCGGCACGCCGCTGGCGACGCTGGCGGTGATCGCCGGCGAGTTGCGCGCCGATGCCTCCGACGCGGCGCTCGGCACCACGCCGATCCGCAGCTACCTGCCCGACCTGCAGACCGTCGAGCAGCAGTTGGCGCTCTGCCGCACCACGCTGGCGCGGCTGCGCGAAGATTCGGCGACGCTCGCGCCGCAGCGCCTCGCTGCCTGGCTGCCGGCCTTCGCCGAGCGCTGGCAACTGCGCCATCCCAACGCCAGCCTGCAGGCCAGCGCCACGCCGGGTGCCGGCGCGCAGCCGGTCGAAACCGCGCGGGTCGGCCAGATCCTGACCATCCTGCTCGACAACGCCGCGCGCGCCCAGCAGAACGCGGGCCGATCCAGCAAGCCGCTGCAACTGGAGATCGCCATGGAGCCGGGACAAGTGGCGCCGTGGCTGTCGTTCCGCGTCGCCGACCATGGCGAGGGCATTCCCGAAGCACTGCGCGGCCAGCTCGGCGAAATGCCGGTGGCCAGCCAGCATGGCGGCCAGGGCATCGGCCTGTACCTGGCGCAGAGTGGCGCGCGCCAGATGGGCGGCGAGCTGGCCTGGCGCGACCGGTCGGGCGGCGGCACGGTGGCCGAGCTGCGGCTGCCCGCGCTGTCCTCGCTATCGGCGCCGCCTGCGCGCAGCGCATCCTGA
- a CDS encoding copper chaperone PCu(A)C — protein sequence MQAKFRAATLAASIAALATALASGAALAQVDVSNAWVRGTVPTQAASGAFMVLHAHENAKLVGVSSPVGEAEIHEMKMENNVMRMRQIKSLDLPRMQNVELKPGGYHVMLMGLKSQLKKGDTVPITLKIEQGGKVTEQKVNAEVRDMVPGGSHGEHKH from the coding sequence ATGCAAGCCAAATTCCGCGCGGCCACGCTGGCCGCATCGATTGCCGCACTGGCCACGGCGCTGGCGTCCGGAGCCGCGCTGGCCCAGGTCGACGTCAGCAACGCCTGGGTGCGCGGCACGGTGCCGACCCAGGCCGCTTCGGGCGCGTTCATGGTGCTGCATGCGCACGAGAACGCGAAGCTGGTGGGCGTCTCGTCGCCGGTTGGCGAAGCCGAGATCCACGAGATGAAGATGGAAAACAACGTGATGCGCATGCGGCAGATCAAGTCGCTGGACCTGCCCAGGATGCAGAACGTCGAACTGAAGCCCGGCGGCTACCACGTGATGCTGATGGGCCTGAAGAGCCAGCTCAAGAAGGGCGATACCGTGCCCATCACGCTGAAGATCGAGCAGGGCGGCAAGGTGACCGAGCAGAAGGTCAACGCCGAAGTGCGCGACATGGTGCCGGGCGGCAGCCACGGCGAGCACAAGCACTGA
- a CDS encoding LysR family transcriptional regulator, giving the protein MNSLRGIDLNLLVVLEALLAERHISRAALRLHLSQPAVSHALGRLRQLLDDPILVRGKGGLVLSARAHELSGPLAEALSQVRILLGPSGFQPATTRRTFRLAMSDYGALVVLPRLLRAVRKAAPNIDLVVSQASREGMTAQVADGEIDMALGVFSYQPEGVQSAELFRESYACAVDAATVRDTGRLDQVAYLARSHVLVATHSERMDAIDTAVTRLGGRRKIACVVPHWSVAPALIAGTNLVLTTARRSLAALEEDSRYAVFDPPFALEDFTFSMIWHERTDADPAHAWLRERMLAAAASQESEEPISLRG; this is encoded by the coding sequence ATGAATAGCCTACGCGGAATCGACCTGAACCTGCTGGTGGTGCTTGAAGCACTGCTCGCCGAGCGCCACATCTCACGCGCCGCGCTGCGCCTGCACCTGAGCCAGCCGGCGGTCAGCCATGCACTGGGGCGGCTGCGGCAGCTCCTCGACGATCCCATCCTGGTACGCGGCAAGGGCGGCCTGGTGCTGAGCGCGCGCGCCCATGAACTGTCCGGCCCGCTGGCCGAAGCCCTGTCGCAGGTGCGCATCCTGCTCGGGCCGAGCGGCTTCCAGCCGGCCACCACCCGCCGCACCTTCCGGCTGGCGATGTCCGACTACGGTGCGCTGGTGGTGTTGCCGCGGCTGCTGCGCGCGGTGCGCAAGGCCGCGCCCAATATCGACCTGGTGGTGTCGCAGGCCAGCCGCGAGGGCATGACGGCGCAAGTGGCAGACGGCGAGATCGACATGGCGCTGGGCGTGTTCAGCTACCAGCCTGAAGGCGTGCAGTCGGCCGAATTGTTCCGCGAAAGCTATGCCTGCGCGGTGGACGCGGCCACGGTGCGGGACACCGGCCGGCTCGACCAGGTGGCCTACCTGGCGCGCTCGCATGTGCTGGTGGCAACCCACAGCGAACGCATGGATGCGATCGACACCGCGGTCACCAGGCTGGGCGGGCGCCGCAAGATCGCCTGCGTGGTGCCGCACTGGAGCGTGGCGCCGGCGCTGATCGCCGGGACCAACCTGGTGCTGACCACGGCGCGGCGCAGCCTGGCCGCGCTGGAGGAAGACTCGCGCTACGCCGTGTTCGACCCGCCGTTTGCGCTGGAGGACTTCACCTTCAGCATGATCTGGCACGAGCGCACCGATGCCGACCCCGCCCACGCCTGGCTGCGCGAGCGCATGCTGGCGGCGGCGGCCAGTCAGGAATCGGAAGAGCCGATCAGCTTGCGCGGCTGA
- a CDS encoding DMT family transporter produces the protein MSGIQLPNSFPITLLLPLATAVLAGAVIPFQAGANATLGRSLGHPLAATLVSLLVSLAALLPLLWLLRVPLPAASILARAPAWTWIGGVLGVFYISAALVMAPRLGAAGFIAAVVAGQVLAALLVDQFGLAGFAARAMTPGRLAGAALIVAGMLVMQWGGAAAPAGAAPAAQSAAGSGA, from the coding sequence ATGTCAGGCATCCAGTTGCCGAATTCCTTCCCGATTACCTTGCTGTTGCCCCTCGCAACCGCCGTGCTGGCGGGCGCCGTGATTCCGTTCCAGGCGGGTGCCAATGCCACGCTGGGGCGTTCGCTGGGCCATCCGCTGGCGGCAACGCTGGTGTCGCTGCTGGTCAGCCTGGCGGCGCTGCTGCCGCTGCTGTGGCTGCTGCGCGTGCCGCTGCCCGCGGCATCGATCCTGGCGCGCGCGCCGGCGTGGACCTGGATCGGCGGCGTCCTGGGGGTGTTCTATATCTCGGCCGCCCTGGTCATGGCGCCGAGGCTGGGCGCGGCAGGCTTTATCGCCGCGGTGGTGGCGGGACAGGTGCTGGCCGCGCTGCTGGTGGACCAGTTTGGCCTCGCCGGGTTTGCGGCGCGGGCGATGACGCCGGGGCGGCTGGCGGGCGCGGCGCTGATCGTGGCGGGAATGCTGGTGATGCAGTGGGGCGGCGCCGCTGCGCCCGCCGGCGCGGCGCCGGCGGCTCAGTCCGCGGCGGGCTCCGGCGCCTGA
- a CDS encoding cysteine-rich CWC family protein: protein MTDPATVLTGQLRPVEHCSQCGAGFVCGYVAGLRECWCASQPLLPARRIVPGQHCLCPGCLAARQRGAQAPEPAAD, encoded by the coding sequence ATGACCGATCCCGCCACCGTCCTGACCGGCCAGCTCCGTCCTGTCGAGCATTGCAGCCAATGCGGCGCCGGCTTTGTGTGCGGCTACGTGGCGGGGCTGCGCGAGTGCTGGTGCGCCAGCCAGCCACTGCTGCCGGCGCGGCGCATCGTGCCGGGCCAACACTGCCTGTGTCCCGGCTGCCTGGCGGCGCGCCAGCGCGGCGCTCAGGCGCCGGAGCCCGCCGCGGACTGA
- the argB gene encoding acetylglutamate kinase — MNADNPGPAATAVAAIAPALKAEILAEALPYIRKFHGKTIVVKYGGNAMTEEKLKHGFARDVILLKLVGMNPVVVHGGGPQIDEALKKVGKIGTFVQGMRVTDEETMEVVEWVLGGEVQQDIVMLINQYGGQAVGLTGKDGGLIRAKRLQMPDRENPGAFIDIGYVGDIEAINPAVVKALQDDAFIPVISPIGFSDDGQAYNINADVVAGKMAEILKAEKLVMMTNIPGVMDKKGNLLTDLTAREIEELFADGTISGGMLPKISSALDAAKSGVHSVHIVDGRIEHSLLLEILTEQAFGTMIRSH; from the coding sequence ATGAACGCCGACAACCCCGGGCCTGCCGCGACTGCGGTGGCCGCCATCGCTCCCGCACTGAAAGCCGAGATCCTCGCCGAGGCGCTGCCGTATATCCGCAAGTTCCACGGCAAGACCATCGTGGTCAAGTACGGCGGCAATGCCATGACCGAAGAAAAGCTGAAGCACGGCTTCGCGCGCGACGTGATCCTGCTGAAGCTGGTTGGCATGAACCCGGTGGTGGTGCACGGCGGCGGCCCGCAGATCGATGAAGCGCTGAAGAAGGTCGGCAAGATCGGCACCTTCGTGCAAGGCATGCGCGTTACCGACGAAGAGACCATGGAAGTGGTCGAGTGGGTGCTCGGCGGCGAAGTCCAGCAGGACATCGTGATGCTGATCAACCAGTACGGCGGCCAGGCCGTGGGCCTGACCGGCAAGGACGGCGGCCTGATCCGCGCCAAGCGCCTGCAGATGCCCGACCGCGAAAATCCGGGTGCCTTCATCGATATCGGCTACGTGGGCGATATCGAGGCGATCAACCCGGCGGTGGTCAAGGCGCTGCAGGACGACGCCTTCATCCCGGTGATCTCGCCGATCGGCTTCTCCGACGACGGCCAGGCCTACAACATCAACGCCGACGTGGTCGCCGGCAAGATGGCCGAGATCCTGAAGGCCGAGAAGCTGGTCATGATGACCAACATCCCCGGCGTGATGGACAAGAAGGGCAACCTGCTGACTGACCTGACCGCGCGCGAGATCGAAGAGTTGTTCGCCGACGGCACCATCTCGGGCGGCATGCTGCCGAAGATCTCGTCGGCGCTGGACGCGGCCAAGAGCGGCGTGCATTCGGTCCACATCGTCGATGGCCGCATCGAGCATTCGCTGCTGCTGGAAATTCTGACCGAGCAGGCGTTCGGCACCATGATCCGCTCGCACTGA
- a CDS encoding pyrimidine 5'-nucleotidase: MTSSLPPPRRVRARLRRRPAGDNSGRTVWLFDLDNTLHDASHAIFPAINRLMTAYVARVLGCDDATASRVRVDYWQRYGATLLGMIRHHGVDPADFLRAAHEFPALAEMVRVQRGLAAHLRRLPGRKILVTNAPQDYARAVLDIAGIGHCFERVVAIEQMWVHGHLRPKPDRRMLRRLLVQARVAPHRAVLVEDTVSHLKRYAGTGIRTAWVTGYLRTIAPSRPHDVPGVAASAQDDGSRRDAAVRSTLEAEEDRRAGHAVQEQSVTLIAAEAQVPQAPQAQPDNVPRVRARVPNRPAYVDIKVQSMHQLQRRMRRNGS, encoded by the coding sequence GTGACTTCCAGTCTTCCTCCTCCGCGCCGTGTCCGCGCTCGCCTGCGCCGCCGCCCGGCCGGGGACAACTCCGGGCGCACGGTCTGGCTGTTCGACCTCGACAACACGCTGCACGACGCCTCGCACGCGATCTTCCCGGCGATCAACCGGCTGATGACCGCCTACGTGGCGCGCGTGCTCGGTTGCGACGATGCCACTGCCAGCCGCGTGCGCGTCGATTACTGGCAGCGCTACGGCGCAACGCTGCTCGGCATGATCCGGCACCACGGTGTCGATCCCGCCGACTTCCTGCGCGCCGCGCATGAATTCCCGGCGCTGGCCGAGATGGTGCGCGTGCAGCGCGGGCTGGCGGCGCACCTGCGGCGCCTGCCGGGGCGCAAGATCCTGGTCACCAACGCGCCGCAGGACTATGCGCGCGCGGTGCTGGACATCGCCGGCATCGGCCACTGCTTCGAGCGCGTGGTGGCGATCGAGCAGATGTGGGTGCATGGCCACCTGCGCCCCAAGCCGGACCGCCGCATGCTGCGCCGGCTGCTGGTGCAGGCGCGCGTGGCGCCGCATCGCGCGGTGCTGGTGGAAGATACCGTGTCGCACCTCAAGCGCTATGCCGGCACCGGTATCCGTACTGCCTGGGTGACGGGCTACCTGCGCACGATCGCGCCGTCGCGCCCGCACGACGTACCTGGCGTGGCCGCTTCGGCGCAAGATGACGGCAGCCGGCGCGATGCGGCGGTACGCTCGACGCTCGAGGCGGAAGAAGACCGCCGCGCCGGCCATGCCGTGCAGGAGCAATCGGTCACGCTGATTGCCGCGGAAGCACAGGTACCGCAGGCACCGCAGGCGCAGCCCGACAACGTGCCGCGCGTGCGGGCCCGCGTCCCCAACCGGCCGGCCTATGTGGACATAAAAGTACAATCGATGCATCAACTCCAACGACGAATGCGGAGAAACGGGTCATGA
- the slmA gene encoding nucleoid occlusion factor SlmA has protein sequence MTQSNGDQPEAVITGGADEMDTPADTPAAPAAPARKRPRPGERRIQILQTLATMLEHPRGEKITTAALAARLSVSEAALYRHFASKAQMFEGLIGFIEQTVFGLINQITAKEEHGLRQAHAIVRMLLSFAEKNQGMTRVLTGEALVGEHERLQERINQVVDRIEASLRQCLKVAVTQAEFPADADIPARAALIMATVQGQWHRYAKSGFRKSPSDHAEAHLRVLLG, from the coding sequence ATGACGCAAAGCAACGGGGACCAGCCGGAGGCAGTCATTACAGGCGGGGCCGATGAGATGGACACACCCGCGGACACACCCGCCGCGCCTGCCGCGCCGGCGCGCAAGCGCCCGCGCCCGGGCGAGCGGCGCATCCAGATCCTGCAGACGCTGGCGACCATGCTCGAGCATCCGCGCGGGGAAAAGATCACCACCGCCGCGCTGGCCGCGCGCCTGAGCGTGTCCGAGGCGGCGCTGTACCGCCACTTCGCCAGCAAGGCGCAGATGTTCGAGGGCCTGATCGGCTTTATCGAGCAGACCGTGTTCGGCCTGATCAACCAGATCACCGCCAAGGAAGAACACGGCCTGCGCCAGGCGCATGCGATCGTGCGCATGCTGCTGTCGTTCGCCGAGAAGAACCAGGGCATGACGCGCGTGCTGACCGGCGAGGCGCTGGTGGGCGAGCATGAGCGGCTGCAGGAACGCATCAACCAGGTGGTGGACCGCATCGAGGCCTCGCTGCGCCAGTGCCTGAAGGTGGCAGTGACGCAGGCCGAGTTTCCCGCGGACGCCGATATCCCGGCGCGCGCGGCGCTGATCATGGCGACGGTGCAGGGCCAGTGGCACCGCTATGCCAAGAGCGGTTTCCGCAAGTCGCCGTCGGACCATGCCGAGGCGCATCTGCGCGTGCTGCTGGGCTGA
- the metX gene encoding homoserine O-succinyltransferase MetX: MTDVALPSAAPSAPNALSLPPDSVGVVTPQRMHFAEPLKLRNGTSLAGYDLMVETYGTLNAARSNAVLVCHALNASHHVAGVYADDPRDVGWWDNMVGPGKALDTNRFFVIGVNNLGSCFGSTGPMSVNPATGQPYGATFPVVTVEDWVNAQARVADVFGITQFAAVMGGSLGGMQALAWSLMYPDRLRHCIVVASTPKLSAQNIAFNEVARSSILSDPDFHGGNYYAHGVKPKRGLRVARMIGHITYLSDEDMAEKFGRELKAEDIRFSFDVEFQVESYLRYQGDKFAEYFDANTYLLITRALDYFDPALAFGGDLTRAIAQTQASFLVASFSTDWRFAPSRSRELVKALLDNKRPVSYAEIDAPHGHDAFLLDDPRYHNLMRAYYDRIAEEIGA; this comes from the coding sequence ATGACTGATGTCGCCCTGCCGTCTGCCGCGCCCAGCGCGCCCAACGCGCTCTCCCTGCCGCCCGATTCGGTCGGCGTGGTCACGCCGCAGCGCATGCACTTTGCCGAGCCGCTGAAGCTGCGCAACGGCACGTCCCTCGCCGGCTATGACCTGATGGTCGAGACCTACGGCACGCTCAACGCGGCGCGCTCCAACGCGGTGCTGGTGTGTCACGCGCTCAATGCCTCGCACCATGTCGCTGGCGTCTATGCCGACGACCCGCGCGACGTGGGCTGGTGGGACAACATGGTCGGCCCCGGCAAGGCGCTCGATACCAATCGCTTCTTCGTCATCGGCGTGAACAACCTGGGTTCGTGTTTTGGCTCGACCGGGCCGATGAGCGTGAATCCGGCGACGGGCCAGCCTTATGGCGCGACGTTCCCGGTGGTGACGGTAGAGGACTGGGTCAACGCGCAGGCGCGCGTGGCCGACGTGTTCGGCATCACGCAGTTCGCCGCGGTGATGGGCGGCAGCCTCGGCGGCATGCAGGCGCTGGCCTGGAGCCTGATGTACCCGGACCGGCTGCGCCACTGCATCGTGGTTGCGTCCACGCCCAAGCTGTCGGCGCAGAACATCGCCTTCAACGAAGTGGCGCGCAGTTCGATCCTGTCGGATCCCGACTTCCACGGCGGCAACTACTACGCGCATGGGGTCAAGCCCAAGCGCGGCCTGCGGGTGGCGCGCATGATCGGCCATATCACCTACCTGTCTGACGAGGACATGGCGGAGAAATTTGGCCGCGAACTGAAGGCGGAGGACATCCGCTTCTCGTTCGATGTCGAGTTCCAGGTGGAGAGCTACCTGCGCTACCAGGGAGACAAGTTCGCCGAGTACTTCGACGCCAACACCTACCTGCTGATCACGCGCGCGCTGGACTACTTCGACCCGGCGCTGGCCTTCGGCGGCGACCTGACCCGCGCGATCGCGCAGACGCAGGCGAGCTTCCTGGTGGCGAGCTTCAGCACCGACTGGCGCTTCGCGCCCAGCCGCAGCCGCGAGCTGGTCAAGGCGCTGCTGGACAACAAGCGCCCGGTTTCGTACGCCGAGATCGACGCGCCGCACGGCCACGATGCCTTCCTGCTCGACGACCCGCGCTACCACAACCTGATGCGCGCCTACTACGACCGCATCGCAGAGGAGATCGGTGCATGA
- the metW gene encoding methionine biosynthesis protein MetW, whose protein sequence is MNALANPNILALRPDFRAIARWIEPNSTVLDLGCGDGSLLRVLQDELDVQAYGIEIRDEGVLACAQKGVHVIQQNLEGGLALFEDKSFDTVILSQTLQTIHNTAQVLRDTLRVGRECIVSFPNFGYWPHRLSVFRGRMPVSESLPYQWYNTPNVRVLTISDFEELAPTVGLRVIDRVVMHEGITVNWGVNWRGSLAVYRVCAA, encoded by the coding sequence ATGAACGCCCTGGCCAATCCCAATATCCTGGCGCTGCGCCCCGACTTCCGCGCGATCGCGCGCTGGATCGAACCCAACTCCACCGTGCTTGACCTGGGCTGCGGCGACGGCAGCCTGCTGCGCGTGCTGCAGGACGAGCTCGACGTGCAGGCCTACGGCATCGAGATCCGCGACGAAGGCGTGCTGGCGTGCGCGCAGAAGGGCGTGCATGTCATCCAGCAGAACCTGGAAGGCGGACTGGCGCTGTTCGAGGACAAGAGCTTCGATACGGTGATCCTGTCGCAGACGCTGCAGACCATCCACAACACCGCGCAGGTGCTGCGCGACACGCTGCGGGTGGGGCGCGAGTGCATCGTGTCGTTCCCGAACTTCGGCTACTGGCCGCACCGGCTGTCGGTGTTCCGCGGGCGCATGCCGGTGTCGGAGTCGCTGCCGTACCAGTGGTACAACACGCCCAACGTGCGCGTGCTGACCATCAGCGACTTCGAGGAACTGGCGCCCACGGTCGGCTTGCGCGTCATCGACCGCGTGGTGATGCACGAGGGCATTACCGTGAACTGGGGCGTCAACTGGCGCGGCAGCCTGGCGGTGTACCGGGTCTGCGCGGCCTGA
- a CDS encoding VOC family protein, giving the protein MKVTSCYPVIMTGDVAGTAAFYQRHLGFVPLFTSDWYVHLQLAGDPSVNLAVLDSSHETIPAPARGQRAQGLLLNFEVEDPDAVHDRLQAAGLPILLPLRDEAFGQRHFITADPNGVLIDVIKPIPPSEEYAAQYEAGALPQ; this is encoded by the coding sequence GTGAAAGTCACCAGCTGCTACCCCGTCATCATGACCGGCGATGTCGCCGGCACCGCCGCGTTCTACCAGCGCCACCTCGGCTTCGTGCCGCTGTTCACCAGCGACTGGTATGTGCACCTGCAACTGGCCGGGGATCCATCGGTCAATCTCGCCGTGCTGGACAGCAGCCACGAAACCATCCCCGCGCCGGCACGCGGCCAGCGCGCCCAGGGGTTGCTGCTGAACTTTGAAGTGGAAGACCCGGATGCGGTCCATGACCGCTTGCAGGCGGCGGGGCTGCCGATCCTGCTGCCGCTGCGCGACGAGGCCTTCGGCCAGCGGCATTTCATCACCGCCGATCCCAACGGCGTGCTGATCGACGTGATCAAGCCGATCCCGCCGTCGGAGGAGTATGCGGCGCAGTATGAGGCCGGCGCGCTGCCGCAATAA
- a CDS encoding TetR family transcriptional regulator, translating to MARSNRERTEATRQALLDAARTLFVERGYGETSTPDVCAAAGITRGALYHHFADKRDLFRHVMADEAAAVAADIEAAAPAGLDPAEALMAGAQAYLDAMTVPGRTRLLLVEGPAALGLRETLALDEANAARTLREGLDAAGVGGQGEVALRALAPLLSAAFDRAALEIEAGADAARVREAMLWLLRRALGKD from the coding sequence GTGGCCCGATCCAACCGCGAACGTACCGAGGCTACCCGGCAGGCGTTGCTCGACGCGGCTCGCACGCTGTTTGTCGAACGCGGCTACGGCGAAACCTCGACCCCCGACGTCTGCGCCGCGGCCGGCATCACGCGCGGGGCGCTGTACCACCACTTCGCCGACAAGCGAGACCTGTTCCGCCACGTGATGGCTGACGAAGCCGCGGCGGTCGCCGCCGATATCGAGGCCGCCGCGCCCGCCGGCCTGGATCCGGCCGAAGCGCTGATGGCCGGCGCGCAGGCCTATCTGGACGCGATGACAGTGCCCGGCCGCACCCGGCTGCTGCTGGTCGAGGGGCCCGCCGCGCTGGGCCTGCGCGAAACGCTGGCGCTGGACGAAGCCAACGCCGCGCGCACGCTGCGTGAAGGGCTCGATGCCGCCGGGGTGGGCGGGCAGGGCGAGGTGGCGCTGCGCGCGCTGGCGCCGCTGCTGTCCGCGGCCTTTGATCGTGCCGCGCTGGAGATCGAGGCCGGCGCCGATGCCGCGCGGGTGCGCGAAGCCATGCTGTGGCTGCTGCGGCGGGCGCTGGGCAAGGATTAG
- a CDS encoding LysR family transcriptional regulator, protein MSDTPLNAMAVFARVVECGSFSAAAQDLGMTPSGVSRHVSRLEATLGASLLQRTTRAFALTELGQSVYAACARMTAAAREVTALAGEHGGTPHGVLRVSAPVSFGQAWLAPRLPALLQKYPGLDLQLTLIDRMVDLVEEGLDVAVRIARELAPGLAARPLREVRYRLVASPRYLAQRGTPAAPAELPAARCLYLGYGNFGERWTLRHHASGETVVVRIPPRLTLNNSLAIMTMVEGDAGIGLVPDFSLGSALDEGRVVTVLPEWDILEPYIGTAYAVYTPTRHVPPKVRAFVDHLAATASELPA, encoded by the coding sequence ATGTCGGATACACCACTCAACGCGATGGCCGTCTTCGCCCGCGTGGTCGAATGCGGCAGCTTCTCCGCGGCGGCGCAGGATCTCGGCATGACGCCGTCGGGCGTCAGCCGGCACGTGTCTCGGCTGGAAGCGACGCTCGGCGCCAGCCTGCTGCAGCGGACCACGCGCGCCTTTGCGCTGACCGAGCTGGGCCAGTCGGTCTACGCCGCCTGCGCACGCATGACCGCCGCCGCGCGCGAGGTCACCGCGCTGGCAGGCGAACATGGCGGCACGCCCCACGGCGTATTGCGCGTCAGCGCGCCGGTCTCGTTCGGGCAGGCCTGGCTGGCGCCGCGCCTGCCCGCCCTGTTGCAGAAATACCCGGGACTGGACCTGCAGTTGACCCTGATCGACCGCATGGTCGACCTGGTCGAGGAAGGCCTGGACGTGGCCGTGCGCATCGCGCGCGAGCTGGCGCCCGGCCTGGCGGCGCGGCCGCTGCGCGAGGTGCGCTACCGGCTGGTGGCCTCGCCGCGCTACCTGGCGCAGCGCGGCACGCCCGCTGCGCCGGCCGAACTGCCGGCGGCGCGCTGCCTGTACCTGGGCTATGGCAATTTTGGCGAGCGCTGGACGCTGCGCCACCATGCCAGCGGCGAGACCGTGGTGGTACGTATCCCGCCACGGCTGACGCTGAACAACAGCCTGGCGATCATGACAATGGTGGAAGGCGACGCGGGCATCGGGCTGGTGCCGGACTTCTCGCTCGGCAGCGCCCTGGACGAGGGCCGCGTCGTTACGGTGCTGCCGGAGTGGGACATCCTGGAGCCCTATATCGGCACAGCTTACGCGGTGTATACGCCGACGCGCCACGTGCCGCCGAAGGTGCGCGCCTTTGTCGACCACCTGGCCGCCACCGCCAGCGAGCTTCCTGCCTGA